ACGGTTTTCCTGTTTGATGCCTTCCATGACGCTGTCCCACAGCGCTGAGGTCGCTTGAGTTGCGCCAGCCAGGAAAGACTCATCACCTTCATACGGCGTGTAGTTTTTCTGGATAAAGTCACGAACGTTGACGTTATCCTGCCATTCACCTTTGCTAAAGCCTTGCCATGCATTGGCCAATTTTTCATTCAGCTCGGTCATTTTACACCTACCTTTGATATGGATTTCTTAAAACCCGACGTTGCGGCCGATAGCACCTTAGTGGTGCTTGTCTCCACCGCGCAAATAAATTACCCAATATGTCAAACCGACCATTACGCCGCCGCCGATGATATTCCCTAGGGTGACGGGAATCAGGTTATCGGTAATGAAATGGCTAACGGTTAAATGTTCAAACTGAGACGGTACCATGCCAATGGCATTCCAGAATTCCGGGGTCGCAAAATTTTTGATAACGATGCCCATAGGAATCATGAACATGTTGGCGATGCTGTGCTCAAAGCCGCTGGCAACGAACATCGCGACAGGCAGAATCATGGCAAACATTTTGTCTGTAAGCGTACGACCAGAGTAGCTCATCCATACGGCCAGACAAACCATCAGATTAGCTAAGATACCCAAGCACAATGCTTCAACAAATGTATGCTCAAGCTTGTGCTCAGCCGTTTGCAGAACGTTCAGACCCCATGCACCGTTTGCGACCATATGCTCTCCTGAGAACCAAATAAGTCCAACGAAGAAAAGCGCGCCAATCAGGTTGCCGACATAAACATTAGCCCAGTTACAGGCTAGTTGCTTCCAGGTAATACGTCCACTGGCTTTAGCAATCACGATGAGAACAGTTGAGGTAAACAAGTCTGCGCCGCAGACGACAACCAGCATGAGACCAAGGGAGAAACAAATGCCCCCGATCAATTTCGCGATGCCGAAAGGAATCGTCGCTGTCCCTGTGGTAGCCGTAATATAAAAGACGAAGGCGATCGAAATAAATACACCCGCAGTGATCGCTAAATAAAACGTCGTGCACGGTTGTTTGGTAGCTTTATAGACTCCGGCGTCTTCAGCAACTTTTGCCATAGCGGCCGGTAGTAATAGAGTGAAGGGGTTGTCAGCTTTCACACTAACTCTCTCTTAAAATTTATCAGCGTTGAGATACTAACAAAGCAGTATACGGCAAAATTTGACGTGGATCATATTGCAAGAAATTAACGGGGTGATGGGGAGGGTGGGATACTGTGATTTAATGGGTAATATATTGAATATTATGGTAAAAAAATATTTTAATTTTTACAAAAAGAGTTGAATGATAGACGTTAAACCTACCGATTTAGCGTTAATGAAAATCATGTTTTGTAGAATTTCAGTACCGCCTTGTCGAGGTAATTTAATTAAAAATTCACCATTCAATAACAATATTCTGATTATGCATCACGAATAATAAAATATTGTCCTTCAGACAACAAAATAGCCCTTTTAAATGAAGGGCTATTGGGGTTATTTACAACAGAGCGTAGACATTATTTTGACTGCCAATAACGGCGTTTCGCCTGTTGCAGCTTTTCATAGGCCGCCAGCAGTGACTGATGCGCAGGTAAAGAGGCAAAGGTATCGTCTACGGCAAACAGGCCGTAGAAGCACGCTTCGCCAGCAACGGCGGCACTGGCGACATCAACCGTCTCACTACCGTACATTTTGGTAAAGGCATCGTAGTATTCAGCGGGATTGCGTTCAGGATCGAGCGCCAACAGCAGCAGGGTTTGCAGGCAACGATAGTAATTGCTGCGTTGTGTGCTGAAGACTGAATCGTTGAAATCCTGCGTCCATTCTGTCCAAGTCAGCGCCTGATCCAGGTCGCCGCCGGCCAGCGCCAACATGGCTTTCAATTCGCCAACGCGCAGAGTGAACCAGCCATTATCTTTGCCGGTGGCAATACCAAGCAACTCGCGTACGCGGGTGAAGTCATCCAGCCCTTCGTCATCCAACTGTTGTAACAATGTCAGATACGCTTCTTGTTCCCATTTGCTGTCAGGCAGAGCCAACAGCGTGTCACGCAGATGAGCACCCATGCTGTTATTGGCCAACAGCAGATCGTCAGCAGGATAGATGTCCGACATTCCTGGTACGATGATACGGCAGGCATAAACAGCCAGATGCTCATAGTCAGCAATGTAGACCTCTTTATCTTCCTGCTTGAAGATCGCCATCAGCGTGGCGAATTCTTCTTCTGTTGACCCTTTAAAGCTCCAGTCAGCAAATTCATAATCTGCCTCTTTTTTGAACATATCCCAGGAGATCAGGCCGCTGGAATCGATAAAGTGGGTTTCCAGATTAGCGTGCTCGGCCACTTCTTCATCATCAAACGTCGGCGGAGTGAAGACATCCAGATCTTTCAGGCCGCGGCCTTGCAGCAGTTCGGTGACGGTACGCTCCAGCGCTAC
The window above is part of the Pectobacterium araliae genome. Proteins encoded here:
- the focA gene encoding formate transporter FocA, which encodes MKADNPFTLLLPAAMAKVAEDAGVYKATKQPCTTFYLAITAGVFISIAFVFYITATTGTATIPFGIAKLIGGICFSLGLMLVVVCGADLFTSTVLIVIAKASGRITWKQLACNWANVYVGNLIGALFFVGLIWFSGEHMVANGAWGLNVLQTAEHKLEHTFVEALCLGILANLMVCLAVWMSYSGRTLTDKMFAMILPVAMFVASGFEHSIANMFMIPMGIVIKNFATPEFWNAIGMVPSQFEHLTVSHFITDNLIPVTLGNIIGGGVMVGLTYWVIYLRGGDKHH
- the ycaO gene encoding 30S ribosomal protein S12 methylthiotransferase accessory factor YcaO; amino-acid sequence: MTQTFIPGKDAALEDSIARFQQQLQDLGFNIEEASWLNPVPNVWSVHIRDRDCPLCFTNGKGASKKAALASALGEYFERLSTNYFFADFYLGKTIASGDFVHYPNEKWFPIPEDDTLPEGILDARLHLFYDPEQELSASDLIDLQSGNADRGICALPFTRQSDQQTVYIPMNIIGNLYVSNGMSAGNTANEARVQGLSEVFERSIKNRIIAESISLPEIPQEVLNRYPGVVKAIATLEKEGFPIFSYDASLGGKYPVICVVLFNPANGTCFASFGAHPDFGVALERTVTELLQGRGLKDLDVFTPPTFDDEEVAEHANLETHFIDSSGLISWDMFKKEADYEFADWSFKGSTEEEFATLMAIFKQEDKEVYIADYEHLAVYACRIIVPGMSDIYPADDLLLANNSMGAHLRDTLLALPDSKWEQEAYLTLLQQLDDEGLDDFTRVRELLGIATGKDNGWFTLRVGELKAMLALAGGDLDQALTWTEWTQDFNDSVFSTQRSNYYRCLQTLLLLALDPERNPAEYYDAFTKMYGSETVDVASAAVAGEACFYGLFAVDDTFASLPAHQSLLAAYEKLQQAKRRYWQSK